Proteins found in one Verrucomicrobiia bacterium genomic segment:
- a CDS encoding single-stranded DNA-binding protein — protein MASVNKVILIGNLGKDPDLRYTPSGQAVATFSLATNDRYKDKDGQMVERAEWHNIVVWGKQAETAKEYLKKGRQIFVEGRISYRTYDDREGNKRYITEVVAQRIQFLGRREEAPETVPAEPDMEAPGTEEENLPF, from the coding sequence ATGGCTTCGGTGAACAAGGTGATTTTAATCGGCAATTTGGGGAAGGACCCGGATTTACGCTACACCCCGTCCGGGCAGGCGGTGGCCACTTTTTCTTTGGCCACCAACGACCGTTACAAGGACAAGGACGGACAGATGGTGGAGCGGGCGGAGTGGCACAACATCGTGGTCTGGGGAAAACAGGCGGAAACCGCCAAGGAGTATTTGAAAAAAGGGCGCCAGATTTTTGTGGAGGGGCGGATTTCCTACCGCACCTACGACGACCGGGAGGGGAACAAGCGCTACATCACCGAGGTGGTGGCCCAGCGCATCCAGTTTTTGGGACGGCGGGAAGAGGCGCCGGAGACCGTCCCCGCCGAGCCGGATATGGAAGCGCCGGGAACAGAAGAAGAGAACCTTCCCTTCTAA
- a CDS encoding DUF2723 domain-containing protein: MFLLKKPVSSSVWIGLALFFVSFGIYCATLARTVGFIDSGELAWASATLGIPHPTGYPLYTLLTYLFVSALPFLEPIVAINLFSALIVSAATVGFFLF; encoded by the coding sequence ATGTTTTTGCTTAAAAAGCCGGTCTCGTCCAGTGTCTGGATTGGGCTGGCTTTGTTTTTTGTTTCCTTCGGGATTTATTGCGCCACGCTGGCCCGTACGGTTGGCTTTATCGATTCCGGCGAGCTGGCATGGGCCTCCGCCACGCTCGGCATCCCCCATCCCACCGGCTACCCGCTCTATACGTTATTAACCTACCTTTTCGTTTCGGCCCTTCCTTTTCTTGAGCCGATTGTGGCCATCAATCTTTTCTCCGCTCTTATTGTCTCCGCCGCGACGGTCGGTTTTTTTTTGTTTTAA